A single window of Salvia splendens isolate huo1 chromosome 6, SspV2, whole genome shotgun sequence DNA harbors:
- the LOC121806671 gene encoding pectin acetylesterase 9-like, with protein sequence MNALRFVLPLLVLTCAPRWISSQEQRRVKMTLVQNASSIGAYCLDGSLPAYHLDGGFGAGASNWLLQFEGGGWCNDLTSCLDRATTHRGSTRLMSKVEVFSGILSNNASLNPDFYNWNRVKLRYCDGASFGGDAVFDNGTSLLYFRGQRIWQAIILDLLPKGLGQAKKALLSGCSAGGLATFLHCDDLTTYLPEDASVKCLSDAGLFLDARDVAMNHSMRYFYNGVVSLQGVEKNLDKNCRSNGYPELCFFPQYVLPYIKTPYFILNTAYDVYQFHHILVPTAADPNGHWYHCKLSPKACNEVQIATLQGFRRYMLETLQPFYTNSTSGGMFINSCFAHCQSESQDTWLAPDSPRVDNKTISEAVGDWYFSRRISKQIDCEYPCDNTCHNQIN encoded by the exons ATGAATGCGTTACGCTTTGTGTTGCCTCTGCTGGTGCTAACGTGCGCGCCGCGGTGGATCAGCTCACAGGAGCAGCGGCGCGTGAAGATGACTCTCGTCCAGAACGCTTCGTCGATCGGCGCAT ATTGCTTGGACGGAAGTTTGCCGGCGTATCATTTGGACGGAGGATTTGGAGCCGGGGCGAGCAACTGGCTTTTGCAATTTGAG GGTGGTGGGTGGTGCAACGACCTCACATCCTGCCTCGACCGAGCCACTACTCACCGAGGATCCACTCGTCTCATGTCTAAG GTTGAGGTTTTCTCCGGCATTTTGAGCAACAACGCCTCCTTAAACCCTG ATTTTTACAATTGGAACCGTGTAAAGCTAAGATACTGCGATGGTGCCTCATTTGGCGGGGATGCTGTATTTGATAATGGA ACATCATTGCTTTATTTCAGAGGGCAAAGAATCTGGCAAGCAATCATTCTTGATCTTCTCCCAAAAGGCTTAGGCCAAGCAAAAAAG GCTCTGTTATCTGGTTGTTCTGCCGGGGGCTTGGCCACCTTTCTGCATTGTGATGACTTGACTACATATTTGCCAGAAGATGCAAGCGTAAAATGTCTAAGCGATGCCGGCCTCTTTCTTGATGC ACGAGACGTTGCTATGAATCACAGCATGAGATACTTCTACAACGGCGTAGTCTCTCTGCAG GGTGTCGAAAAGAACCTGGATAAGAACTGCAGGAGTAATGGTTATCCCGAACTA TGTTTCTTCCCACAATATGTACTGCCATATATCAAGACGCCCTATTTCATCTTGAACACAGCATATGATGTGTATCAA TTTCATCATATCTTGGTGCCGACAGCTGCTGATCCGAACGGTCACTGGTATCACTGCAAACTTAGTCCTAAAGCTTGTAATGAAGTCCAGATAGCTACTTTACAAG GATTCAGGAGATACATGCTCGAAACGCTGCAGCCTTTTTACACGAACTCAACAAGTGGAGGGATGTTCATAAACTCTTGTTTTGCTCATTGCCAAAGTGAATCACAAGACACTTGGTTAGCACCAGACTCTCCAAGAGTAGACAATAAG ACCATCTCAGAAGCCGTCGGAGATTGGTACTTCAGCAGAAGGATAAGCAAGCAGATAGACTGTGAATATCCTTGTGATAACACTTGCCATAATCAGATCAACTGA
- the LOC121809229 gene encoding protein O-glucosyltransferase 1-like gives MKAIRWSLERSSLVALFVTTLGVFICTRFFYISLMDTKCQVFTPEACSGSTRNLETGPEAMYIPLNCSMGELSGTCPANYYLSQVSAEAPSSCPDYFSWIYEDLSPWRETGITREMVMKARRTANFRLVVVDGKAYVERYSKSFQSRDSFTLWGILQLLRRYPAKLPDLDLMFDCGTLPVIMKDTFRASNYPAPPPVFAYCGNDSTMDILFPDWSFWGWPEIRIKPWQLLSKELKEGNTRTRWTDREPYAYWKGNPNVAATRMDLLKCNVSDKQDWNARVYAQNWGLELKNGYKQSDLASQCIHRFKIYIEGVAWSASQKYIMACDSVTLLVKPIFHEFFTRSLMPLKHYWPIKDEDKCRSIKHAVEWGTNHQEEAQAVGKAASSFILDDLKMDYIYDYMFHLLSEYAKLLKYKPTVPEKASELCSELLACRAKGLEKKFMVDSLVGPASTQPCTMPPPYSPAYLHSVIERKDNGMKQVDTWEREYWKKS, from the exons ATGAAAGCGATTCGGTGGTCGCTGGAGAGATCGTCGCTGGTGGCGCTCTTCGTCACCACTCTTGGCGTGTTCATTTGCACGCGCTTCTTCTACATCTCT TTAATGGATACAAAATGCCAAGTGTTTACACCCGAGGCATGTTCGGGTTCGACTCGAAATCTCGAGACTGGTCCCGAGGCCATGTACATCCCGTTAAACTGTTCGatgggcgaactctctggaaccTGCCCTGCCAATTACTATCTGTCTCAGGTTTCGGCTGAGGCACCATCATCTTGTCCGGATTACTTTAGTTGGATATACGAAGACCTGTCGCCGTGGAGGGAGACTGGTATTACTAGGGAGATGGTGATGAAGGCGAGACGGACAGCAAATTTCCGACTGGTGGTGGTAGATGGGAAAGCTTACGTGGAAAGATACAGTAAATCGTTTCAGAGCAGAGATAGTTTCACACTATGGGGGATCTTACAGTTGCTGAGGCGCTATCCGGCCAAACTCCCTGACTTGGACCTTATGTTCGACTGCGGTACTCTTCCAGTCATTATGAAGGACACTTTCCGCGCTTCCAACTACCCTGCGCCTCCTCCTGTGTTCGCATACTGTGGCAATGACTCCACCATGGACATTTTGTTTCCAGACTGGTCTTTCTGGGGCTG GCCCGAGATCCGTATAAAGCCGTGGCAGCTTCTGTCTAAGGAGTTGAAAGAGGGGAATACAAGGACTCGATGGACAGACAGGGAGCCGTACGCTTACTGGAAGGGTAACCCGAATGTAGCTGCCACGAGGATGGACTTACTCAAGTGTAACGTTTCCGATAAACAGGACTGGAACGCTCGTGTCTACGCTcag AACTGGGGCCTGGAACTGAAGAATGGCTACAAGCAATCAGATTTAGCAAGCCAATGCATTCACAGATTCAAAATCTATATTGAAGGAGTTGCCTGGTCTGCAAGTCAGAAATACATCATGGCATGCGACTCTGTCACGCTGCTCGTCAAGCCTATTTTTCACGAATTCTTCACCAGAAGCTTGATGCCGTTAAAGCATTACTGGCCGATTAAGGACGAAGACAAGTGCAGATCCATTAAGCACGCGGTGGAGTGGGGAACCAACCATCAGGAAgag GCTCAGGCCGTGGGCAAGGCCGCCAGCAGTTTCATCCTAGACGATCTAAAGATGGATTATATTTACGACTACATGTTCCATTTGTTGAGCGAGTATGCTAAGCTCTTGAAATACAAGCCCACCGTACCTGAGAAAGCGTCTGAACTTTGCTCGGAGCTGCTGGCGTGTCGTGCAAAGGGACTTGAGAAGAAATTCATGGTGGATTCACTCGTAGGTCCTGCCTCGACACAGCCATGCACGATGCCTCCGCCATACAGCCCTGCTTATCTTCATTCTGTGATTGAAAGAAAAGATAATGGAATGAAGCAAGTAGACACTTGGGAAAGAGAATACTGGAAAAAGTCATAA
- the LOC121809579 gene encoding protein O-glucosyltransferase 1-like — MKANRWQLERSSLVPLFLAVITLGAFICTRYFASFAAALMDTNPPKSSVRTPEAVDSTQDLETAPNAIHIPLNCSLGELSTTCPANYYPSHVSAEAKLHPSSPPPSCPDYFHWIHEDLWPWRETGITRDMVMSAKWKANFRLVVVDGKAYVERYHKSSQSRDTFTLWGILQLLRRYPGKLPDLDLMFDCVDRAAISKYDPALPPLFRYSRNDYYMEIMFPDWSFWGWPEINIKPWEVLSKELKEGNTRTQWRDREAYAYWKGNPLVAATRMDLLKCNVSDKQDWNARIYAQDWEQEEKQGYKQSNLASQCIHRFKLYIEGVAWSVSNKYILACDSLTLLVKPMFHDFFLRGLIPLKHYWPIKDDDKCRSIKHAVDWGNNHQEEAQAIGKAASSFILDELKMDYVYDYMFHLLSEYAKLLKYKPTVPEKASELCSELMACRAKGVEKKFMVDSLVGPASTQPCTMPPPYSPASFHSVIQRNKDGMKQVDTWEREYWKNQNKQM; from the exons ATGAAGGCGAACCGGTGGCAACTGGAAAGATCGTCGTTGGTGCCGCTCTTCTTAGCCGTCATCACTCTCGGCGCGTTCATTTGCACGCGCTATTTTGCCTCCTTTGCCGCCGCT TTAATGGATACAAATCCCCCTAAAAGCTCAGTCCGTACACCTGAAGCAGTCGATTCGACTCAAGATCTCGAGACTGCTCCAAACGCCATACACATCCCATTAAACTGTTCGTTGGGCGAACTTTCTACGACCTGCCCTGCCAATTACTATCCGTCTCATGTTTCAGCCGAAGCGAAACTCCATCCGTCTTCGCCACCACCTTCTTGCCCGGATTACTTCCATTGGATTCATGAAGACCTCTGGCCGTGGAGGGAGACCGGTATTACTAGAGACATGGTGATGAGCGCCAAATGGAAAGCAAATTTCCGACTGGTGGTGGTAGACGGGAAAGCTTACGTGGAAAGATACCATAAATCGTCTCAGAGCAGAGATACTTTCACACTATGGGGTATCTTACAGTTGCTGAGGCGGTATCCGGGCAAACTCCCTGACTTGGACCTCATGTTCGATTGCGTTGATAGAGCAGCCATCAGCAAGTACGATCCCGCGCTTCCTCCACTGTTCCGATACAGTCGCAATGACTACTATATGGAAATTATGTTTCCAGACTGGTCTTTCTGGGGCTG GCCCGAGATCAATATAAAGCCGTGGGAGGTGCTGTCTAAGGAGCTGAAAGAAGGGAATACGCGGACTCAATGGAGAGACAGGGAGGCGTACGCTTACTGGAAGGGTAATCCGCTTGTAGCTGCCACGAGGATGGACTTACTCAAGTGTAATGTTTCGGATAAACAGGACTGGAACGCTCGTATATATGCTCAG GACTGGGAGCAGGAAGAAAAGCAAGGTTACAAGCAATCAAATTTAGCAAGTCAATGCATTCACAGATTCAAACTCTATATCGAAGGAGTCGCGTGGTCTGTAAGCAACAAGTACATTCTGGCGTGTGATTCTCTCACGCTGCTTGTCAAGCCTATGTTCCATGATTTCTTTTTGAGGGGCTTGATACCTTTAAAGCATTACTGGCCGATTAAGGACGACGACAAGTGCAGATCTATTAAGCACGCGGTGGACTGGGGAAACAACCATCAGGAAGAG GCGCAGGCCATTGGCAAGGCCGCGAGCAGTTTCATCCTAGACGAACTCAAGATGGATTATGTTTACGACTACATGTTCCATTTGTTGAGCGAGTATGCTAAGCTCTTGAAATACAAGCCCACCGTGCCTGAGAAAGCGTCTGAACTATGCTCGGAGCTGATGGCGTGTCGTGCAAAGGGAGTTGAGAAGAAATTCATGGTGGATTCACTCGTAGGTCCTGCCTCGACACAGCCATGCACGATGCCTCCTCCATACAGCCCTGCTTCTTTCCATTCTGTGATTCAGAGAAACAAAGATGGAATGAAGCAAGTAGACACTTGGGAAAGAGAATACTGGAAAAATCAGAATAAGCAAATGTAG
- the LOC121809578 gene encoding O-glucosyltransferase rumi homolog isoform X3, whose product MEAIRRPLARSSLVALFFVVLTVGAFICTRFLDSSAAALMDTNSPQSPVLKPEPVGSTQNLQTAPKAIHIPLNCSLGELSTTCPANYYPSHVSAEAKLHPSSPPPSCPDYFRWIHDDLWPWREAGITREMVMSARRTANFRLVVVDGKAYVERYSKSFQSRDTFTLWGILQLLRRYPGKLPDLDLMFDCVDWPVIQKDAFLAPKYPAPPPLFRYCGNDSTMDIVFPDWSFWGWPEINIKPWDALSKELKEGNTRTQWRDREPYAYWKGNPVVAATRMDLLKCNVSDKQDWNARVYAQDWGLEERQGYKQSDLASQCIHRFKIYIEGSAWSVSEKYILACDSVTLLVKPIYYDFFTRSLMPLKHYWPIKDEDKCRSIKHAVEWGNSHQEEAQAIGNAASSFIQDELKIDYVYDYMFHLLSEYAKLLKYKPIVPEKAFELCSELMACPANGIEKKFMVDSLVGPATTEPCTMPPPYNPASLHSVIERKDDGLKQVDTWEREYWKSHNKQIS is encoded by the exons ATGGAGGCGATCCGGCGGCCTCTGGCGAGATCGTCGCTGGTGGCGCTCTTCTTCGTCGTCCTCACTGTCGGCGCGTTCATTTGCACGCGCTTCCTCGACTCCTCTGCCGCCGCC TTGATGGATACAAATTCCCCTCAAAGCCCAGTGCTTAAACCCGAACCGGTCGGCTCGACTCAGAATCTCCAGACTGCTCCCAAGGCCATACACATCCCATTAAACTGTTCGTTGGGTGAACTTTCTACAACGTGCCCTGCCAATTACTATCCGTCTCATGTTTCAGCCGAAGCGAAACTCCATCCGTCTTCGCCACCACCATCTTGCCCGGATTACTTCCGTTGGATTCATGATGACCTTTGGCCGTGGAGGGAGGCCGGTATTACTAGAGAGATGGTGATGAGCGCCAGACGGACAGCAAATTTCCGACTGGTGGTGGTAGACGGGAAAGCTTACGTGGAAAGATACAGTAAATCGTTTCAGAGCAGAGATACTTTCACACTTTGGGGGATCTTACAGTTGCTGAGGCGCTATCCGGGCAAACTCCCCGACTTGGACCTCATGTTCGATTGCGTTGATTGGCCAGTCATACAGAAGGACGCTTTCCTCGCTCCCAAATATCCTGCGCCTCCTCCTCTGTTCCGGTACTGTGGGAATGACTCCACAATGGATATCGTGTTTCCCGACTGGTCTTTCTGGGGCTG GCCCGAGATCAATATAAAGCCATGGGATGCGCTGTCTAAGGAGTTGAAAGAAGGGAATACGCGGACTCAATGGAGAGACAGGGAGCCGTACGCTTACTGGAAGGGTAATCCGGTTGTAGCTGCCACGAGGATGGACTTACTCAAGTGTAATGTTTCGGATAAACAGGACTGGAACGCTCGTGTCTACGCTCAG GATTGGGGGCTGGAGGAGAGGCAGGGTTACAAGCAATCAGATTTAGCAAGCCAATGCATTCATAGATTCAAGATTTATATTGAAGGATCGGCGTGGTCTGTAAGCGAGAAGTACATTCTTGCATGTGATTCTGTCACGCTGCTGGTGAAGCCTATTTACTACGACTTCTTTACGAGAAGCCTGATGCCGTTGAAGCATTACTGGCCGATTAAGGACGAGGACAAGTGCAGATCCATTAAGCACGCGGTGGAGTGGGGAAACAGCCATCAAGAAGAG GCGCAGGCCATTGGCAATGCCGCGAGCAGTTTCATCCAAGACGAGCTGAAGATTGATTATGTTTATGACTACATGTTCCATTTGTTGAGCGAGTATGCTAAGCTCTTGAAATACAAGCCCATCGTACCTGAGAAAGCGTTTGAACTTTGCTCGGAGCTGATGGCGTGTCCTGCAAATGGAATTGAGAAGAAATTCATGGTGGATTCACTCGTAGGTCCTGCCACGACCGAGCCATGCACGATGCCTCCGCCATACAACCCTGCTTCTCTTCATTCTGTGATTGAGAGAAAAGATGATGGATTGAAGCAAGTAGACACTTGGGAAAGAGAATACTGGAAAAGTCATAATAAGCAAAT TTCCTGA
- the LOC121809578 gene encoding O-glucosyltransferase rumi homolog isoform X1 produces MEAIRRPLARSSLVALFFVVLTVGAFICTRFLDSSAAALMDTNSPQSPVLKPEPVGSTQNLQTAPKAIHIPLNCSLGELSTTCPANYYPSHVSAEAKLHPSSPPPSCPDYFRWIHDDLWPWREAGITREMVMSARRTANFRLVVVDGKAYVERYSKSFQSRDTFTLWGILQLLRRYPGKLPDLDLMFDCVDWPVIQKDAFLAPKYPAPPPLFRYCGNDSTMDIVFPDWSFWGWPEINIKPWDALSKELKEGNTRTQWRDREPYAYWKGNPVVAATRMDLLKCNVSDKQDWNARVYAQDWGLEERQGYKQSDLASQCIHRFKIYIEGSAWSVSEKYILACDSVTLLVKPIYYDFFTRSLMPLKHYWPIKDEDKCRSIKHAVEWGNSHQEEAQAIGNAASSFIQDELKIDYVYDYMFHLLSEYAKLLKYKPIVPEKAFELCSELMACPANGIEKKFMVDSLVGPATTEPCTMPPPYNPASLHSVIERKDDGLKQVDTWEREYWKSHNKQISTWIPSNSLLNLSSKSLTDTSAGTGRVDLNLS; encoded by the exons ATGGAGGCGATCCGGCGGCCTCTGGCGAGATCGTCGCTGGTGGCGCTCTTCTTCGTCGTCCTCACTGTCGGCGCGTTCATTTGCACGCGCTTCCTCGACTCCTCTGCCGCCGCC TTGATGGATACAAATTCCCCTCAAAGCCCAGTGCTTAAACCCGAACCGGTCGGCTCGACTCAGAATCTCCAGACTGCTCCCAAGGCCATACACATCCCATTAAACTGTTCGTTGGGTGAACTTTCTACAACGTGCCCTGCCAATTACTATCCGTCTCATGTTTCAGCCGAAGCGAAACTCCATCCGTCTTCGCCACCACCATCTTGCCCGGATTACTTCCGTTGGATTCATGATGACCTTTGGCCGTGGAGGGAGGCCGGTATTACTAGAGAGATGGTGATGAGCGCCAGACGGACAGCAAATTTCCGACTGGTGGTGGTAGACGGGAAAGCTTACGTGGAAAGATACAGTAAATCGTTTCAGAGCAGAGATACTTTCACACTTTGGGGGATCTTACAGTTGCTGAGGCGCTATCCGGGCAAACTCCCCGACTTGGACCTCATGTTCGATTGCGTTGATTGGCCAGTCATACAGAAGGACGCTTTCCTCGCTCCCAAATATCCTGCGCCTCCTCCTCTGTTCCGGTACTGTGGGAATGACTCCACAATGGATATCGTGTTTCCCGACTGGTCTTTCTGGGGCTG GCCCGAGATCAATATAAAGCCATGGGATGCGCTGTCTAAGGAGTTGAAAGAAGGGAATACGCGGACTCAATGGAGAGACAGGGAGCCGTACGCTTACTGGAAGGGTAATCCGGTTGTAGCTGCCACGAGGATGGACTTACTCAAGTGTAATGTTTCGGATAAACAGGACTGGAACGCTCGTGTCTACGCTCAG GATTGGGGGCTGGAGGAGAGGCAGGGTTACAAGCAATCAGATTTAGCAAGCCAATGCATTCATAGATTCAAGATTTATATTGAAGGATCGGCGTGGTCTGTAAGCGAGAAGTACATTCTTGCATGTGATTCTGTCACGCTGCTGGTGAAGCCTATTTACTACGACTTCTTTACGAGAAGCCTGATGCCGTTGAAGCATTACTGGCCGATTAAGGACGAGGACAAGTGCAGATCCATTAAGCACGCGGTGGAGTGGGGAAACAGCCATCAAGAAGAG GCGCAGGCCATTGGCAATGCCGCGAGCAGTTTCATCCAAGACGAGCTGAAGATTGATTATGTTTATGACTACATGTTCCATTTGTTGAGCGAGTATGCTAAGCTCTTGAAATACAAGCCCATCGTACCTGAGAAAGCGTTTGAACTTTGCTCGGAGCTGATGGCGTGTCCTGCAAATGGAATTGAGAAGAAATTCATGGTGGATTCACTCGTAGGTCCTGCCACGACCGAGCCATGCACGATGCCTCCGCCATACAACCCTGCTTCTCTTCATTCTGTGATTGAGAGAAAAGATGATGGATTGAAGCAAGTAGACACTTGGGAAAGAGAATACTGGAAAAGTCATAATAAGCAAAT CTCAACTTGGATTCCATCCAACTCCCTCTTAAACCTGTCTTCGAAATCATTGACAGACACGTCAGCAGGGACTGGGAGGGTTGATCTGAACTTGTCATAA
- the LOC121809578 gene encoding O-glucosyltransferase rumi homolog isoform X2, with the protein MEAIRRPLARSSLVALFFVVLTVGAFICTRFLDSSAAALMDTNSPQSPVLKPEPVGSTQNLQTAPKAIHIPLNCSLGELSTTCPANYYPSHVSAEAKLHPSSPPPSCPDYFRWIHDDLWPWREAGITREMVMSARRTANFRLVVVDGKAYVERYSKSFQSRDTFTLWGILQLLRRYPGKLPDLDLMFDCVDWPVIQKDAFLAPKYPAPPPLFRYCGNDSTMDIVFPDWSFWGWPEINIKPWDALSKELKEGNTRTQWRDREPYAYWKGNPVVAATRMDLLKCNVSDKQDWNARVYAQDWGLEERQGYKQSDLASQCIHRFKIYIEGSAWSVSEKYILACDSVTLLVKPIYYDFFTRSLMPLKHYWPIKDEDKCRSIKHAVEWGNSHQEEAQAIGNAASSFIQDELKIDYVYDYMFHLLSEYAKLLKYKPIVPEKAFELCSELMACPANGIEKKFMVDSLVGPATTEPCTMPPPYNPASLHSVIERKDDGLKQVDTWEREYWKSHNKQIHVSRDWEG; encoded by the exons ATGGAGGCGATCCGGCGGCCTCTGGCGAGATCGTCGCTGGTGGCGCTCTTCTTCGTCGTCCTCACTGTCGGCGCGTTCATTTGCACGCGCTTCCTCGACTCCTCTGCCGCCGCC TTGATGGATACAAATTCCCCTCAAAGCCCAGTGCTTAAACCCGAACCGGTCGGCTCGACTCAGAATCTCCAGACTGCTCCCAAGGCCATACACATCCCATTAAACTGTTCGTTGGGTGAACTTTCTACAACGTGCCCTGCCAATTACTATCCGTCTCATGTTTCAGCCGAAGCGAAACTCCATCCGTCTTCGCCACCACCATCTTGCCCGGATTACTTCCGTTGGATTCATGATGACCTTTGGCCGTGGAGGGAGGCCGGTATTACTAGAGAGATGGTGATGAGCGCCAGACGGACAGCAAATTTCCGACTGGTGGTGGTAGACGGGAAAGCTTACGTGGAAAGATACAGTAAATCGTTTCAGAGCAGAGATACTTTCACACTTTGGGGGATCTTACAGTTGCTGAGGCGCTATCCGGGCAAACTCCCCGACTTGGACCTCATGTTCGATTGCGTTGATTGGCCAGTCATACAGAAGGACGCTTTCCTCGCTCCCAAATATCCTGCGCCTCCTCCTCTGTTCCGGTACTGTGGGAATGACTCCACAATGGATATCGTGTTTCCCGACTGGTCTTTCTGGGGCTG GCCCGAGATCAATATAAAGCCATGGGATGCGCTGTCTAAGGAGTTGAAAGAAGGGAATACGCGGACTCAATGGAGAGACAGGGAGCCGTACGCTTACTGGAAGGGTAATCCGGTTGTAGCTGCCACGAGGATGGACTTACTCAAGTGTAATGTTTCGGATAAACAGGACTGGAACGCTCGTGTCTACGCTCAG GATTGGGGGCTGGAGGAGAGGCAGGGTTACAAGCAATCAGATTTAGCAAGCCAATGCATTCATAGATTCAAGATTTATATTGAAGGATCGGCGTGGTCTGTAAGCGAGAAGTACATTCTTGCATGTGATTCTGTCACGCTGCTGGTGAAGCCTATTTACTACGACTTCTTTACGAGAAGCCTGATGCCGTTGAAGCATTACTGGCCGATTAAGGACGAGGACAAGTGCAGATCCATTAAGCACGCGGTGGAGTGGGGAAACAGCCATCAAGAAGAG GCGCAGGCCATTGGCAATGCCGCGAGCAGTTTCATCCAAGACGAGCTGAAGATTGATTATGTTTATGACTACATGTTCCATTTGTTGAGCGAGTATGCTAAGCTCTTGAAATACAAGCCCATCGTACCTGAGAAAGCGTTTGAACTTTGCTCGGAGCTGATGGCGTGTCCTGCAAATGGAATTGAGAAGAAATTCATGGTGGATTCACTCGTAGGTCCTGCCACGACCGAGCCATGCACGATGCCTCCGCCATACAACCCTGCTTCTCTTCATTCTGTGATTGAGAGAAAAGATGATGGATTGAAGCAAGTAGACACTTGGGAAAGAGAATACTGGAAAAGTCATAATAAGCAAAT ACACGTCAGCAGGGACTGGGAGGGTTGA